In the Vitis vinifera cultivar Pinot Noir 40024 chromosome 2, ASM3070453v1 genome, one interval contains:
- the LOC100244482 gene encoding probable cinnamyl alcohol dehydrogenase 1 — protein sequence MSFCLRRQSLPAEQFIMTSESADDNCLAWAARDPSGLLSPYKFSRRALGSDDVSLNITHCGVCYADVVWTRNKFGDSKYPVVPGHEIAGIVKEVGSNVRRFKVGDHVGVGTYVNSCRDCEYCNDGLEVHCARGSVFTFNGVDVDGTVTKGGYSSHIVVHERYCFKIPDNYPLASAAPLLCAGITVYTPMMRHKMNQPGKSLGVIGLGGLGHLAVKFGKAFGLRVTVLSTSISKKEEALNLLGADKFVVSSDEQQMMALSRSLDFIIDTASGDHPFDPYLSLLKTAGVLVLVGFPSEVKFSPGSIVMGMRTVSGSATGGTKDTQEMLDFCAAHGIHPEIEVIPIQYANEALERLIKKDVKYRFVIDIENSLK from the exons ATGAGCTTTTGCCTTCGCCGACAGTCTCTTCCCGCAG AGCAATTCATAATGACTTCTGAAAGTGCAGATGACAACTGCTTAGCATGGGCGGCAAGAGATCCATCTGGCCTTCTATCACCTTACAAATTCAGCCGCAG GGCTCTTGGAAGTGATGATGTTTCATTGAATATCACACACTGTGGGGTTTGTTATGCTGATGTAGTCTGGACTAGGAATAAATTTGGAGACTCTAAGTATCCTGTGGTACCTGG ACATGAGATTGCTGGAATTGTAAAAGAGGTTGGCTCAAATGTTCGTCGCTTCAAAGTTGGTGACCATGTTGGAGTGGGAACCTATGTCAACTCATGCAGGGATTGTGAGTACTGCAATGATGGACTTGAAGTTCATTGTGCGAGGGGGTCGGTGTTCACTTTTAATGGTGTTGATGTTGATGGTACGGTCACCAAAGGAGGTTATTCCAGTCACATTGTTGTTCATGAAAG GTACTGCTTCAAGATACCTGACAACTACCCATTAGCTTCAGCAGCACCTTTGCTATGTGCTGGAATTACTGTTTACACTCCCATGATGCGCCACAAGATGAACCAACCTGGTAAATCCCTCGGGGTGATTGGGCTAGGTGGTCTTGGTCACTTGGCTGTGAAGTTTGGCAAGGCTTTTGGATTGCGTGTCACAGTTCTCAGCACAAGCATATCCAAGAAAGAAGAAGCTCTGAATCTGCTTGGAGCAGACAAATTTGTGGTCTCATCAGACGAACAGCAGATGATG GCTCTTTCTAGATCACTCGACTTTATAATTGATACTGCATCAGGTGATCACCCATTCGATCCATACTTGTCTCTGTTGAAGACTGCCGGAGTCCTAGTTCTGGTGGGGTTCCCAAGTGAAGTGAAATTCAGTCCTGGAAGCATTGTCATGG GTATGAGAACTGTTTCTGGTAGCGCTACAGGTGGTACAAAAGATACACAAGAAATGCTTGACTTTTGTGCTGCACATGGAATTCACCCAGAGATCGAAGTAATTCCAATTCAGTATGCAAATGAAGCCCTTGAGAGGCTAATAAAGAAGGACGTGAAGTACCGTTTTGTGATTGATATTGAAAACTCTCTGAAGTGA
- the LOC132254878 gene encoding uncharacterized protein LOC132254878, with protein MDIDLALRMPKPDELNEQSTQEDEVYWGKWERSNRLSLMIMKRGIPEAFRGAVTDEVTNASDFLAEIQKRFAKNDKAETSTLLASLISMKYKGKGNVREYIMEMSHLASKLKALKLELSDDLLVHLVLISLPAQFNQFKVSYNCQKDKWTLNELISFCVQEEERLKQDKTESAHLASTSKDKGKRKNKDNKVAASNGPEQKK; from the coding sequence ATGGATATAGACTTGGCCTTGAGAATGCCCAAACCTGATGAACTCAATGAGCAAAGTACTCAAGAGGATGAGGTTTATTGGGGTAAGTGGGAACGTTCAAATAGGCTAAGTCTTATGATCATGAAGCGCGGCATTCCAGAAGCTTTCAGGGGTGCGGTAACCGATGAGGTTACTAATGCCAGTGACTTCCTTGCGGAAATTCAGAAACGTTTTGCCAAAAACGATAAGGCTGAAACGAGCACGCTTTTAGCAAGCTTGATTTCAATGAAGTATAAAGGCAAGGGTAATGTTCGGGAGTACATCATGGAGATGTCTCATCTTGCTTCAAAACTTAAGGCTTTGAAACTCGAGTTATCTGATGATTTACTCGTGCATTTGGTTCTCATCTCTCTTCCTgcacaatttaatcaattcaagGTCAGTTATAACTGTCAAAAGGATAAATGGACTCTTAATGAGCTCATTTCATTCtgtgtgcaagaggaagagagattgaagcaagaCAAGACCGAAAGTGCTCATCTGGCTAGCACTTCTAAGGATAAGGGCAAACGaaaaaataaggataataaGGTTGCTGCTTCTAATGGTCCAgaacaaaagaaatag
- the LOC132254877 gene encoding secreted RxLR effector protein 161-like: MKDLGDASFVLGIQIQRDRSRGILGLSQRTYIDKVLQRYGMQNSKPGDTPVAKGDKFSLNQCPKNSLESQEMQKIPYASAVGSLMYAQVCTRPDIAYIVGMLGRYLSNPGIDHWRAAKRVMRYLQRTKEYMLTYRRLDQLELIGYSDSDFAGCQDSRRSTSGYIYLLAGGAISWRSAKQTLVTSSTMEAEFVACYEASNQGIWLRNFVTGPHVLDEKVQSGQISIEHIGTNSMIADPLTKGLPPKVFHEHTARMGVVSFEDIQI; this comes from the exons atgaaagatcttggtgatgcCTCCTTTGTCTTAGGAATCCAGATACAGCGAGATCGTTCTAGgggtattttaggattgtcacaaAGGACCTATATTGATAAAGTCCTCCAAAGGTATGGCATGCAAAATAGCAAACCAGGTGATACCCCTGTCGCTAAAGGAGACAAATTCAGTCTTAATCAATGCCctaaaaatagtttagaaaGTCAAGAAATGCAGAAGATTCCTTACGCTTCGGCTGTGGGGAGTCTAATGTATGCTCAGGTATGTACAcgtccggatattgcgtacattgttggcATGTTAGGCAGATATCTAAGTAACCCTGGAATAGATCATTGGAGAGCAGCCAAGAGGGTTATGAGATATTTACAGAGAACAAAAGAGTACATGCTTACATATAGGAGATTGGATCAGTTAGAGTTGATTGGGTATTCCGACTCCGACTTTGCTGGATGCCAAGACAGCAGAAGATCCACATCAGGCTATATTTATCTATTGGCTGGTGGAGCAATTTCATGGAGGTCTGCCAAACAGACACTCGTAACTTCATCCACCATGGAAGCAGAGTTTGTAGCATGTTATGAGGCATCCAATCAAGGAATATGGCTACGAAATTTTGTCACTGGGCCGCATGTTCTGGATG aaaaagtacagaGTGGACAGATATCCATAGAGCATATTGGAACAAACTCCATGATAGCGGATCCGCTTACAAAGGGATTACCACCCAAGGTCTTTCATGAGCACACTGCTCGTATGGGTGTTGTCTCATTTGAGGATATCCAAatttag
- the LOC100242834 gene encoding RING-H2 finger protein ATL79: MLKAVLDAEEEYPVRVSPPQFSTPARCESSSHDCRWQPYANAKDFEANAAMILIILFCALISALILNAVIRCFLSSRRSSRPPPSLPEVQLDSSSMAAADKQVAPPTLVFSSGMKLAGAEAECAICLSEFVEGEGIRVMGQCKHGFHVQCIQEWLSSHSSCPTCRGSCLPTSAHLPTKATGNEPLEV; the protein is encoded by the coding sequence ATGCTAAAAGCAGTATTAGACGCAGAAGAAGAATATCCTGTCCGAGTCTCACCTCCACAATTCTCGACACCTGCAAGATGTGAAAGTAGTTCCCATGACTGCAGGTGGCAACCCTATGCCAACGCAAAAGATTTTGAAGCTAATGCTGCTATGATCCTCATTATCCTCTTCTGCGCACTCATCTCTGCTCTTATTCTCAATGCTGTCATCCGCTGCTTCCTAAGTAGCCGCCGCTCATCTCGCCCGCCCCCCAGCCTTCCTGAGGTCCAACTGGACTCCAGCTCCATGGCAGCTGCAGACAAACAAGTGGCCCCTCCCACTCTGGTGTTTTCATCAGGGATGAAGCTGGCAGGAGCAGAGGCTGAGTGTGCTATTTGCTTGTCCGAGTTCGTGGAGGGAGAGGGAATCCGGGTGATGGGGCAGTGCAAGCATGGTTTCCACGTCCAGTGCATCCAAGAGTGGTTATCTTCCCACTCCTCATGTCCCACTTGCAGAGGTAGTTGTCTTCCCACTTCAGCCCATCTTCCAACCAAAGCCACCGGAAACGAACCCTTGGAAGTGTGA
- the LOC100253102 gene encoding uncharacterized protein LOC100253102 has protein sequence MWFGGGGGGGRGVAAGLFVRYFSRKCAVNVRKINPKVPYQEASSIAQSLYQVIKQNGALSISNTWIQAKEAGISGLNSKTHMKIMLKWMRGRKMLKLFCNHVGSSKKFLHCTLPEDPEVAQLRSSLEHKPQTKKRSTKRKK, from the exons ATGTGGTTCGGTGGTGGCGGCGGTGGTGGTAGGGGAGTTGCGGCTGGTTTATTTGTGAGGTATTTCTCTCGGAAATGCGCCGTGAACGTGAGGAAAATCAATCCAAAGGTTCCTTATCAAGAGGCTTCATCCATAGCTCAATCACTCTACCAAGTTATCAAGCAAAACGGCGCTCTCTCCATCTCCAACACTTGGATCCAGGCCAAG GAAGCTGGTATTAGTGGATTGAACAGCAAAACACACATGAAGATAATGCTCAAATGGATGAGGGGAAGGAAGATGCTGAAGCTGTTCTGCAACCATGTTGGTTCCAGCAAGAAATTTCTGCACTGTACTCTACCTGAAGACCCTGAAGTAGCCCAATTAAGGAGCTCCCTAGAACACAAACCGCAGACTAAGAAACGTTCCACGAAGAGGAAAAAGTGA